Proteins from a genomic interval of Thamnophis elegans isolate rThaEle1 chromosome 2, rThaEle1.pri, whole genome shotgun sequence:
- the MBD6 gene encoding methyl-CpG-binding domain protein 6 isoform X2: protein MNGGDDCSGVDQGGRPAVTPVPVGWQRRVEEGRVCYISPSGTSLASLEQTRAYLLADGTCKCGLECPLNVHKVFNFDPAAMVIGSEGSKGDQDMTKLCNHRRKIVAMATLYRSMESHGPLGLSHLGPGAGMTLPPHLAMPGPSTCLQQTLSSKAPTSLPKGLDLSLQCPSDRYGSACSGPSSSFPRHHNAFFGDVFPGRLPPTVNGGARPRFPAELNAAGGSFLPSKTSADALTRPYSSNSFLFPLLDEMGSGQEGSPWSGRSIPLGSQASAAGSPAPTSLSSVSSSAGSAEPSPQRSRHSSASSEQGPSGHRLASRPSSLDATPPTNALTNQSSNNLPSVPLGAAPEGKGPPGLLLLPPQGPGSFPASSLLSAAAKAQLASRGRPDELAASTLPNRLLLSVVGGRTPRRQRRSPTVLRLLKDSHAGQAGVTHPEETPTRHPWPRDQPPGGGEAKNGPPSSATPVQPLASLLSLLAPPGSSPTPGLPPPLQAPAGDSPNSLPPFQDFNSQLLSLFGQLASASSEQISGSSPQPKPPTSPLASHGLPGAAASASLMTPKAPPTPSPVTVTTSTVEGGGVGCPLPTGADPFPFLAQEQALPFGNALPPGLFPLGSFPFSLTLGPETPLPPLNLQEEPDGQPLLPLVLPSLDLLQQPSGLLASLLALPEAACEGQREAATTEPLLEPFASLPETLHPLLFPALSTPSAVLALNSALLATGLGSSDTGPSPTQTGLASTPVAPTSTNTIPTTTEGTPSASGRLNPILPQLVNPLLSTTLLGDLPSLNPASGPSLIGSPLLQAQQPLLPPNLQGPLGIQLFQGQLPLLAGSNPLACLLQSLQMAAAEEAGSDHGKRSY from the exons ATGAATGGTGGCGATGATTGCTCTGGTGTGGATCAAGGTGGGCGCCCAGCAGTCACACCTGTGCCTGTGGGCTGGCAGCGCAGGGTGGAAGAGGGCAGAGTGTGCTATATCAG tcCTAGCGGGACGAGCTTGGCTTCCTTGGAGCAGACTCGTGCGTATCTGCTGGCGGACGGCACTTGCAAGTGTGGGCTGGAGTGTCCCCTCAACGTGCACAAG GTTTTCAACTTCGACCCTGCAGCAATGGTGATTGGGAGTGAAGGCAGCAAGGGAGACCAAGACATGACCAAGCTCTGCAATCACCGGCGGAAAATTGTGGCAATGGCAACACTTTATCGCAGCATGGAGAGCCATGGACCGCTGGGCCTGTCACATCTGGGGCCAG GGGCTGGAATGACTCTGCCACCACATCTGGCCATGCCAGGGCCCAGCACTTGCCTGCAGCAGACTCTTTCCAGCAAAGCTCCAACCAGCTTGCCCAAGGGGCTGGATCTCTCCTTGCAATGTCCCTCTGATCGTTATGGCAGTGCCTGCTCCGGTCCAAGCTCTTCCTTTCCCCGCCATCACAACGCTTTCTTTGGGGATGTCTTCCCAGGCCGACTGCCGCCCACTGTCAATGGCGGTGCCCGCCCAAGGTTCCCAGCTGAACTGAATGCTGCTGGGGGTTCTTTCCTGCCCAGCAAGACCTCAGCAGATGCATTGACCCGGCCCTATTCATCCAACAGTTTCCTCTTCCCCCTGCTAGATGAGATGGGGTCTGGTCAAGAGGGCAGCCCTTGGAGTGGCCGTTCCATCCCTCTTGGGTCGCAGGCGAGTGCTGCCGGCTCGCCTGCCCCGACCAGCCTCTCCTCCGTTTCTTCGTCAGCAGGCAGCGCTGAGCCTTCTCCACAGCGGTCACGGcactcctccgcctcctccgagCAGGGCCCCTCTGGACACCGCCTGGCTTCCAGGCCCTCCAGCTTGGACGCAACACCCCCGACCAACGCCTTAACCAACCAAAGCAGCAATAACCTGCCCTCAGTGCCCTTAGGAGCTGCCCCAGAAGGCAAAGGACCGCCTGGCCTACTGCTCCTTCCTCCGCAGGGCCCAGGCTCTTTTCCAGCCAGTAGTTTGTTGAGCGCAGCCGCCAAGgcccagctggccagcaggggGCGTCCCGACGAGCTGGCTGCCAGCACTTTACCTAACCGCTTGCTGCTGTCAGTGGTGGGCGGGCGGACACCTCGGCGGCAACGTCGCTCCCCTACTGTCCTGCGCCTGCTCAAGGATTCTCATGCAGGGCAGGCGGGGGTCACCCATCCTGAGGAGACCCCAACCCGTCACCCCTGGCCTCGGGACCAGCCCCCCGGAGGAGGAGAGGCCAAGAATGGACCCCCAAGCTCAGCCACCCCGGTACAGCCGCTGGCCTCTCTGCTCAGTCTGCTGGCTCCTCCCGGGAGTTCACCTACACCAGGCCTGCCCCCGCCTCTCCAGGCCCCTGCTGGCGACAGTCCCAATTCTTTGCCCCCCTTCCAGGACTTCAACAGCCAACTCCTCAGCCTCTTTGGTCAGCTGGCTTCTGCGTCTTCCGAACAGATCTCAGGGAGTTCCCCACAGCCAAAACCTCCCACCTCCCCACTTGCATCCCATGGCCTGCCAG GTGCTGCTGCTTCGGCTTCACTCATGACTCCCAAAGCCCCTCCCACCCCCAGCCCTGTTACTGTCACCACCAGCACAGTGGAAGGTGGGGGCGTGGGCTGCCCGCTGCCCACAGGTGCCGATCCGTTCCCTTTCCTGGCACAGGAACAAGCACTGCCGTTTGGGAATGCTCTACCTCCTGGGCTCTTCCCCCTGGGCTCCTTCCCCTTCTCGCTGACCTTGGGCCCAGAGACACCACTTCCCCCTCTTAACCTGCAGGAGGAGCCAGATGGACAGCCCTTGTTGCCTCTGGTGCTGCCCAGCCTGGATTTGCTACAACAGCCAAGTGGGCTCCTGGCATCATTGTTGGCGCTGCCAGAGGCGGCGTGTGAAGGGCAGAGGGAAGCGGCGACAACGGAGCCATTGTTGGAGCCCTTCGCCAGCTTGCCCGAAACTCTGCATCCCCTGCTCTTCCCAGCACTTTCCACCCCTTCAGCTGTCCTAGCTTTAAACTCGGCACTGTTGGCAACCGGCCTGGGCTCTTCTGACACAGGACCGAGCCCCACACAG ACTGGCCTGGCTAGCACTCCTGTGGCACCTACCTCCACTAACACCATACCGACAACTACTGAGGGTACCCCCAGTGCCTCTGGGCGTCTGAATCCCATATTGCCTCAGCTTGTCAACCCGCTGCTGAGCACCACACTTCTGG GTGATCTTCCATCCCTGAACCCAGCCTCAGGCCCCTCACTGATTGGAAGTCCTCTTCTCCAGGCCCAGCAGCCCCTTTTGCCACCCAATCTGCAAGGGCCTCTCGGAATCCAGCTTTTCCAAGGACAGCTACCCTTACTAGCAGGCTCCAACCCCCTGGCCTGCCTCCTCCAGAGCTTACAG ATGGCGGCAGCAGAAGAAGCAGGATCAGATCACGGGAAGAGAAGTTACTAA
- the MBD6 gene encoding methyl-CpG-binding domain protein 6 isoform X1, producing MNGGDDCSGVDQGGRPAVTPVPVGWQRRVEEGRVCYISPSGTSLASLEQTRAYLLADGTCKCGLECPLNVHKVFNFDPAAMVIGSEGSKGDQDMTKLCNHRRKIVAMATLYRSMESHGPLGLSHLGPGAGMTLPPHLAMPGPSTCLQQTLSSKAPTSLPKGLDLSLQCPSDRYGSACSGPSSSFPRHHNAFFGDVFPGRLPPTVNGGARPRFPAELNAAGGSFLPSKTSADALTRPYSSNSFLFPLLDEMGSGQEGSPWSGRSIPLGSQASAAGSPAPTSLSSVSSSAGSAEPSPQRSRHSSASSEQGPSGHRLASRPSSLDATPPTNALTNQSSNNLPSVPLGAAPEGKGPPGLLLLPPQGPGSFPASSLLSAAAKAQLASRGRPDELAASTLPNRLLLSVVGGRTPRRQRRSPTVLRLLKDSHAGQAGVTHPEETPTRHPWPRDQPPGGGEAKNGPPSSATPVQPLASLLSLLAPPGSSPTPGLPPPLQAPAGDSPNSLPPFQDFNSQLLSLFGQLASASSEQISGSSPQPKPPTSPLASHGLPGAAASASLMTPKAPPTPSPVTVTTSTVEGGGVGCPLPTGADPFPFLAQEQALPFGNALPPGLFPLGSFPFSLTLGPETPLPPLNLQEEPDGQPLLPLVLPSLDLLQQPSGLLASLLALPEAACEGQREAATTEPLLEPFASLPETLHPLLFPALSTPSAVLALNSALLATGLGSSDTGPSPTQTGLASTPVAPTSTNTIPTTTEGTPSASGRLNPILPQLVNPLLSTTLLGDLPSLNPASGPSLIGSPLLQAQQPLLPPNLQGPLGIQLFQGQLPLLAGSNPLACLLQSLQLSTGFSAPEKLVLPSEPPASALSSVLPVPETEPSHQTILPPCTDTALTSALESPRALEPARQGEQEAPAGQEASGSHSPHKRLRCSLEELNGDSASSLPRGSLRGSKTGRRGGGRGRGRRHFNGQLPELGAGHLSHPTWRCNGEMVASSAETQAGPFAVQEIKGPPGRRPARRGRRRKSSGVRPSTRPETTRIRGPSIDPGSSPLVDYTVARRPRPGRPVKNRRRKLAT from the exons ATGAATGGTGGCGATGATTGCTCTGGTGTGGATCAAGGTGGGCGCCCAGCAGTCACACCTGTGCCTGTGGGCTGGCAGCGCAGGGTGGAAGAGGGCAGAGTGTGCTATATCAG tcCTAGCGGGACGAGCTTGGCTTCCTTGGAGCAGACTCGTGCGTATCTGCTGGCGGACGGCACTTGCAAGTGTGGGCTGGAGTGTCCCCTCAACGTGCACAAG GTTTTCAACTTCGACCCTGCAGCAATGGTGATTGGGAGTGAAGGCAGCAAGGGAGACCAAGACATGACCAAGCTCTGCAATCACCGGCGGAAAATTGTGGCAATGGCAACACTTTATCGCAGCATGGAGAGCCATGGACCGCTGGGCCTGTCACATCTGGGGCCAG GGGCTGGAATGACTCTGCCACCACATCTGGCCATGCCAGGGCCCAGCACTTGCCTGCAGCAGACTCTTTCCAGCAAAGCTCCAACCAGCTTGCCCAAGGGGCTGGATCTCTCCTTGCAATGTCCCTCTGATCGTTATGGCAGTGCCTGCTCCGGTCCAAGCTCTTCCTTTCCCCGCCATCACAACGCTTTCTTTGGGGATGTCTTCCCAGGCCGACTGCCGCCCACTGTCAATGGCGGTGCCCGCCCAAGGTTCCCAGCTGAACTGAATGCTGCTGGGGGTTCTTTCCTGCCCAGCAAGACCTCAGCAGATGCATTGACCCGGCCCTATTCATCCAACAGTTTCCTCTTCCCCCTGCTAGATGAGATGGGGTCTGGTCAAGAGGGCAGCCCTTGGAGTGGCCGTTCCATCCCTCTTGGGTCGCAGGCGAGTGCTGCCGGCTCGCCTGCCCCGACCAGCCTCTCCTCCGTTTCTTCGTCAGCAGGCAGCGCTGAGCCTTCTCCACAGCGGTCACGGcactcctccgcctcctccgagCAGGGCCCCTCTGGACACCGCCTGGCTTCCAGGCCCTCCAGCTTGGACGCAACACCCCCGACCAACGCCTTAACCAACCAAAGCAGCAATAACCTGCCCTCAGTGCCCTTAGGAGCTGCCCCAGAAGGCAAAGGACCGCCTGGCCTACTGCTCCTTCCTCCGCAGGGCCCAGGCTCTTTTCCAGCCAGTAGTTTGTTGAGCGCAGCCGCCAAGgcccagctggccagcaggggGCGTCCCGACGAGCTGGCTGCCAGCACTTTACCTAACCGCTTGCTGCTGTCAGTGGTGGGCGGGCGGACACCTCGGCGGCAACGTCGCTCCCCTACTGTCCTGCGCCTGCTCAAGGATTCTCATGCAGGGCAGGCGGGGGTCACCCATCCTGAGGAGACCCCAACCCGTCACCCCTGGCCTCGGGACCAGCCCCCCGGAGGAGGAGAGGCCAAGAATGGACCCCCAAGCTCAGCCACCCCGGTACAGCCGCTGGCCTCTCTGCTCAGTCTGCTGGCTCCTCCCGGGAGTTCACCTACACCAGGCCTGCCCCCGCCTCTCCAGGCCCCTGCTGGCGACAGTCCCAATTCTTTGCCCCCCTTCCAGGACTTCAACAGCCAACTCCTCAGCCTCTTTGGTCAGCTGGCTTCTGCGTCTTCCGAACAGATCTCAGGGAGTTCCCCACAGCCAAAACCTCCCACCTCCCCACTTGCATCCCATGGCCTGCCAG GTGCTGCTGCTTCGGCTTCACTCATGACTCCCAAAGCCCCTCCCACCCCCAGCCCTGTTACTGTCACCACCAGCACAGTGGAAGGTGGGGGCGTGGGCTGCCCGCTGCCCACAGGTGCCGATCCGTTCCCTTTCCTGGCACAGGAACAAGCACTGCCGTTTGGGAATGCTCTACCTCCTGGGCTCTTCCCCCTGGGCTCCTTCCCCTTCTCGCTGACCTTGGGCCCAGAGACACCACTTCCCCCTCTTAACCTGCAGGAGGAGCCAGATGGACAGCCCTTGTTGCCTCTGGTGCTGCCCAGCCTGGATTTGCTACAACAGCCAAGTGGGCTCCTGGCATCATTGTTGGCGCTGCCAGAGGCGGCGTGTGAAGGGCAGAGGGAAGCGGCGACAACGGAGCCATTGTTGGAGCCCTTCGCCAGCTTGCCCGAAACTCTGCATCCCCTGCTCTTCCCAGCACTTTCCACCCCTTCAGCTGTCCTAGCTTTAAACTCGGCACTGTTGGCAACCGGCCTGGGCTCTTCTGACACAGGACCGAGCCCCACACAG ACTGGCCTGGCTAGCACTCCTGTGGCACCTACCTCCACTAACACCATACCGACAACTACTGAGGGTACCCCCAGTGCCTCTGGGCGTCTGAATCCCATATTGCCTCAGCTTGTCAACCCGCTGCTGAGCACCACACTTCTGG GTGATCTTCCATCCCTGAACCCAGCCTCAGGCCCCTCACTGATTGGAAGTCCTCTTCTCCAGGCCCAGCAGCCCCTTTTGCCACCCAATCTGCAAGGGCCTCTCGGAATCCAGCTTTTCCAAGGACAGCTACCCTTACTAGCAGGCTCCAACCCCCTGGCCTGCCTCCTCCAGAGCTTACAG CTAAGCACTGGTTTCAGTGCCCCAGAGAAACTGGTGCTACCCAGTGAACCGCCAGCCTCCGCCTTGTCCAGCGTGCTCCCTGTGCCAGAGACTGAGCCAAGCCACCAGACTATCTTGCCCCCTTGCACGGACACTGCCCTCACAAGTGCCTTAGAGTCGCCTAGAGCCCTTGAGCCAGCCCGGCAAGGAGAACAGGAGGCCCCCGCAGGGCAAGAAGCCAGCGGTTCCCACTCTCCCCACAAGCGGCTCAGGTGTAGCCTGGAAGAACTGAACGGGGACTCTGCCAGCAGCCTTCCACGAGGATCACTCCGGGGCAGCAAGACTGGACGGCGGGGGGGTGGGCGGGGGCGGGGAAGGCGCCACTTCAATGGCCAACTTCCTGAGTTGGGCGCAGGACATTTGTCGCATCCCACCTGGCGTTGCAACGGGGAAATGGTGGCTAGCAGTGCAGAAACCCAAGCAGGTCCTTTTGCTGTTCAGGAGATAAAG GGACCTCCAGGTAGGCGACCAGCCCGCCGTGGCCGAAGGAGGAAAAGCAG TGGTGTCCGGCCCAGTACCCGACCTGAGACTACACGGATTCGGGGTCCTAGCATTGATCCAGGGTCCAGCCCATTg GTTGACTACACTGTTGCTCGACGGCCTCGGCCTGGCCGGCCTgtgaaaaacaggaggaggaaattGGCCACATAA
- the DCTN2 gene encoding dynactin subunit 2 isoform X3, producing MADPKYADLPGIARNEPDVYETSDLPEDDQAEFDAEELTSTSVEHLIVNPNAAYDKFKDKRVGTKGLDFSDRIGKSKRTGYESGDYEILGEGLHVKETPQQKYQRLLHEVQELTTEVEKIKNSVKESSAEEKLTPVTLAKQVAGLKQQLVSTHLEKLLGPDAAINLTDPDGALAKRLLLQLEVTKTAKSVSAGGKGAAKVTAGPENTVTYELHSRPEQDKFSQAAKIAELEKRLAELEASVRCEQDVQNPLSVGLQGASLMETVELLQAKVNSLDVATLDQVEARLQSVLGKVNEIAKHKATVEDADTQSKVHQLYALVQEWSPLASTLPEVVQRLVAVRQLHEQAMQFGQLLTHLDTTQQMIANSLKDNVTLLTQVQKAMKENLAAVEDNFANINSRVQKLAK from the exons GAGGAGCTAACTAGCACCAGTGTGGAACACCTCATAGTCAACCCCAATGCAGCCTATGACAAATTTAAGGACAAGAGAGTGGGTACCAAAGGGCTAG ATTTCTCTGATCGTATTGGCAAATCCAAAAGAACTGGCTATGAGTCTGGAGATTATGAAATT TTAGGAGAAGGACTTCATGTGAAAGAGACCCCTCAGCAAAAATATCAGCGACTACTGCATGAAGTTCAGGAGTTGACTACTGAAGTGGAGAAGATCAAG AACAGCGTAAAGGAGTCCTCAGCGGAGGAGAAACTGACACCAGTCACTCTTGCAAAACAAGTGGCTGGCCTGAAACAGCAACTGGTCTCCACCCATCTGGAGAAACTGTTGGGACCCGACGCCGCCATCAACTTGACGGACCCGGATGGTGCTCTGGCCAA GCGTTTGCTTCTTCAACTGGAAGTGACAAAAACAGCTAAAAGCGTTTCTGCTGGTGGGAAAGGTGCTGCCAAGGTCACAGCCGGCCCAGAAAACACCGTGACGTACGAACTGCATTCCCGGCCTGAGCAAGACAAGTTCTCTCAAGCTGCAAAA ATAGCAGAATTGGAGAAGCGTCTGGCTGAGTTGGAGGCGTCAGTTCGTTGTGAACAGGATGTGCAG AATCCTCTGTCTGTTGGACTGCAGGGCGCTAGCCTAATG GAAACCGTGGAGCTCTTGCAGGCCAAAGTCAACTCCTTAGATGTGGCAACTCTGGACCAGGTGGAGGCAAGGCTACAG AGTGTTTTGGGAAAAGTGAATGAGATTGCCAAGCACAAAGCCACAGTAGAGGACGCAGACACTCAAAGCAAG gtCCATCAGCTGTATGCACTTGTGCAGGAGTGGAGCCCCCTGGCTAGCACCCTACCTGAGGTGGTGCAGCGCCTCGTGGCCGTGCGGCAGTTGCATGAACAAG CCATGCAATTCGGTCAGCTCCTGACTCATTTGGATACTACCCAGCAAATGATTGCTAATTCCCTGAAGGATAACGTCACCCTGCTGACACAG GTTCAGAAAGCCATGAAAGAGAATCTAGCTGCTGTTGAAGACAATTTTGCCAACATCAACTCACGGGTACAGAAGCTGGCCAAATAA
- the DCTN2 gene encoding dynactin subunit 2 isoform X2, with protein MADPKYADLPGIARNEPDVYETSDLPEDDQAEFDAELEELTSTSVEHLIVNPNAAYDKFKDKRVGTKGLDFSDRIGKSKRTGYESGDYEILGEGLHVKETPQQKYQRLLHEVQELTTEVEKIKNSVKESSAEEKLTPVTLAKQVAGLKQQLVSTHLEKLLGPDAAINLTDPDGALAKRLLLQLEVTKTAKSVSAGGKGAAKVTAGPENTVTYELHSRPEQDKFSQAAKIAELEKRLAELEASVRCEQDVQNPLSVGLQGASLMETVELLQAKVNSLDVATLDQVEARLQSVLGKVNEIAKHKATVEDADTQSKVHQLYALVQEWSPLASTLPEVVQRLVAVRQLHEQAMQFGQLLTHLDTTQQMIANSLKDNVTLLTQVQKAMKENLAAVEDNFANINSRVQKLAK; from the exons GAGGAGCTAACTAGCACCAGTGTGGAACACCTCATAGTCAACCCCAATGCAGCCTATGACAAATTTAAGGACAAGAGAGTGGGTACCAAAGGGCTAG ATTTCTCTGATCGTATTGGCAAATCCAAAAGAACTGGCTATGAGTCTGGAGATTATGAAATT TTAGGAGAAGGACTTCATGTGAAAGAGACCCCTCAGCAAAAATATCAGCGACTACTGCATGAAGTTCAGGAGTTGACTACTGAAGTGGAGAAGATCAAG AACAGCGTAAAGGAGTCCTCAGCGGAGGAGAAACTGACACCAGTCACTCTTGCAAAACAAGTGGCTGGCCTGAAACAGCAACTGGTCTCCACCCATCTGGAGAAACTGTTGGGACCCGACGCCGCCATCAACTTGACGGACCCGGATGGTGCTCTGGCCAA GCGTTTGCTTCTTCAACTGGAAGTGACAAAAACAGCTAAAAGCGTTTCTGCTGGTGGGAAAGGTGCTGCCAAGGTCACAGCCGGCCCAGAAAACACCGTGACGTACGAACTGCATTCCCGGCCTGAGCAAGACAAGTTCTCTCAAGCTGCAAAA ATAGCAGAATTGGAGAAGCGTCTGGCTGAGTTGGAGGCGTCAGTTCGTTGTGAACAGGATGTGCAG AATCCTCTGTCTGTTGGACTGCAGGGCGCTAGCCTAATG GAAACCGTGGAGCTCTTGCAGGCCAAAGTCAACTCCTTAGATGTGGCAACTCTGGACCAGGTGGAGGCAAGGCTACAG AGTGTTTTGGGAAAAGTGAATGAGATTGCCAAGCACAAAGCCACAGTAGAGGACGCAGACACTCAAAGCAAG gtCCATCAGCTGTATGCACTTGTGCAGGAGTGGAGCCCCCTGGCTAGCACCCTACCTGAGGTGGTGCAGCGCCTCGTGGCCGTGCGGCAGTTGCATGAACAAG CCATGCAATTCGGTCAGCTCCTGACTCATTTGGATACTACCCAGCAAATGATTGCTAATTCCCTGAAGGATAACGTCACCCTGCTGACACAG GTTCAGAAAGCCATGAAAGAGAATCTAGCTGCTGTTGAAGACAATTTTGCCAACATCAACTCACGGGTACAGAAGCTGGCCAAATAA
- the DCTN2 gene encoding dynactin subunit 2 isoform X1: MADPKYADLPGIARNEPDVYETSDLPEDDQAEFDAFAQELEELTSTSVEHLIVNPNAAYDKFKDKRVGTKGLDFSDRIGKSKRTGYESGDYEILGEGLHVKETPQQKYQRLLHEVQELTTEVEKIKNSVKESSAEEKLTPVTLAKQVAGLKQQLVSTHLEKLLGPDAAINLTDPDGALAKRLLLQLEVTKTAKSVSAGGKGAAKVTAGPENTVTYELHSRPEQDKFSQAAKIAELEKRLAELEASVRCEQDVQNPLSVGLQGASLMETVELLQAKVNSLDVATLDQVEARLQSVLGKVNEIAKHKATVEDADTQSKVHQLYALVQEWSPLASTLPEVVQRLVAVRQLHEQAMQFGQLLTHLDTTQQMIANSLKDNVTLLTQVQKAMKENLAAVEDNFANINSRVQKLAK; encoded by the exons GAGGAGCTAACTAGCACCAGTGTGGAACACCTCATAGTCAACCCCAATGCAGCCTATGACAAATTTAAGGACAAGAGAGTGGGTACCAAAGGGCTAG ATTTCTCTGATCGTATTGGCAAATCCAAAAGAACTGGCTATGAGTCTGGAGATTATGAAATT TTAGGAGAAGGACTTCATGTGAAAGAGACCCCTCAGCAAAAATATCAGCGACTACTGCATGAAGTTCAGGAGTTGACTACTGAAGTGGAGAAGATCAAG AACAGCGTAAAGGAGTCCTCAGCGGAGGAGAAACTGACACCAGTCACTCTTGCAAAACAAGTGGCTGGCCTGAAACAGCAACTGGTCTCCACCCATCTGGAGAAACTGTTGGGACCCGACGCCGCCATCAACTTGACGGACCCGGATGGTGCTCTGGCCAA GCGTTTGCTTCTTCAACTGGAAGTGACAAAAACAGCTAAAAGCGTTTCTGCTGGTGGGAAAGGTGCTGCCAAGGTCACAGCCGGCCCAGAAAACACCGTGACGTACGAACTGCATTCCCGGCCTGAGCAAGACAAGTTCTCTCAAGCTGCAAAA ATAGCAGAATTGGAGAAGCGTCTGGCTGAGTTGGAGGCGTCAGTTCGTTGTGAACAGGATGTGCAG AATCCTCTGTCTGTTGGACTGCAGGGCGCTAGCCTAATG GAAACCGTGGAGCTCTTGCAGGCCAAAGTCAACTCCTTAGATGTGGCAACTCTGGACCAGGTGGAGGCAAGGCTACAG AGTGTTTTGGGAAAAGTGAATGAGATTGCCAAGCACAAAGCCACAGTAGAGGACGCAGACACTCAAAGCAAG gtCCATCAGCTGTATGCACTTGTGCAGGAGTGGAGCCCCCTGGCTAGCACCCTACCTGAGGTGGTGCAGCGCCTCGTGGCCGTGCGGCAGTTGCATGAACAAG CCATGCAATTCGGTCAGCTCCTGACTCATTTGGATACTACCCAGCAAATGATTGCTAATTCCCTGAAGGATAACGTCACCCTGCTGACACAG GTTCAGAAAGCCATGAAAGAGAATCTAGCTGCTGTTGAAGACAATTTTGCCAACATCAACTCACGGGTACAGAAGCTGGCCAAATAA